The following are encoded together in the Ketobacter sp. MCCC 1A13808 genome:
- a CDS encoding SDR family NAD(P)-dependent oxidoreductase codes for MKIDLSGKTAVVTGSTKGIGWACAKGLAACGAEVVINGRKRADVEKAIESIKQRVPGAGLIGVAADLGSAEGCEDFIRQVPRCDILVNNLGIFGPQDFFETEDSQWQTFFDVNVMSAVRMSRAYLPHMEKSQWGRVVFLSSESGLNIPTEMIHYGVTKTALLSLSRGLAKRMAGTGVTVNAVLPGPTLSEGVKDMLKHDLESGKSVEEVGREFVMEIRPSSIIQRAASTEEVANMVVYTCSIQASATTGAALRVDGGIVDTIA; via the coding sequence ATGAAAATCGATCTAAGCGGAAAAACAGCAGTAGTGACCGGCTCGACCAAAGGTATCGGTTGGGCCTGTGCGAAGGGATTGGCAGCTTGTGGAGCGGAAGTGGTTATTAATGGGCGCAAGCGGGCGGATGTGGAAAAGGCGATAGAATCCATTAAACAGCGGGTGCCGGGTGCAGGCTTAATCGGTGTGGCAGCAGACCTGGGTTCCGCAGAAGGGTGTGAAGACTTTATCAGGCAAGTACCGCGCTGCGATATTCTGGTCAATAATCTGGGAATATTCGGACCGCAAGATTTTTTTGAAACGGAAGACAGTCAATGGCAAACGTTCTTTGATGTGAATGTGATGTCCGCCGTTCGGATGTCCCGTGCGTATTTGCCGCATATGGAGAAAAGCCAATGGGGCAGGGTGGTCTTTCTGTCGTCGGAATCCGGCCTGAATATTCCCACTGAAATGATTCATTACGGCGTCACCAAAACCGCTCTATTAAGTCTGTCTCGTGGATTGGCCAAACGTATGGCGGGCACCGGTGTGACGGTGAACGCCGTGTTACCCGGACCCACGCTGAGCGAGGGTGTAAAGGACATGTTGAAGCACGATTTGGAAAGTGGAAAATCCGTTGAAGAGGTGGGCCGAGAATTTGTTATGGAAATCCGGCCATCATCCATTATTCAGCGGGCGGCCTCCACCGAAGAAGTAGCCAATATGGTGGTGTACACCTGCTCTATTCAAGCATCTGCCACCACCGGTGCTGCATTGCGGGTCGATGGGGGTATCGTTGATACCATTGCTTAG
- a CDS encoding CopG family transcriptional regulator produces MPASKKDSQSKIKQDKKISKDDKHKKNTSLRLDAKTLKELKVKAINDDLSVQKIMEKLIKGYLKGEFKID; encoded by the coding sequence ATGCCAGCTTCAAAGAAAGACAGTCAAAGTAAAATAAAGCAGGATAAGAAGATCAGCAAGGACGACAAGCATAAAAAAAACACCTCGTTGCGTCTGGACGCGAAAACGTTAAAAGAACTAAAAGTCAAAGCCATTAACGACGACCTGTCCGTGCAGAAAATTATGGAAAAGTTGATTAAAGGCTACTTAAAAGGTGAATTTAAAATAGATTGA
- a CDS encoding D-hexose-6-phosphate mutarotase, which produces MSTNDTNRSSLPTPAGPVSLCQLDGLTCLRVDHPRATALIALQGAQVLSYTPAGARPVIWLSESAAFAAGTAVRGGVPVCWPWFGDVRRNPDTVQKSLGQATALHSASPAEYPAHGWARDQLWLLEKLHCDDQGVTLSLRLPRSVPLASAWPMEVDLELVLLIGDQLTLQLTTRNRSNAPIAFSQALHSYFSVSHINDVIVHGLEHCPYLDTLDEWQQKADSKPLLIGQETDRIYEGNLQTLSIEDPTWNRRIHLLSTGSRSAVVWNPWIEKAKRLSQFDDSAYQRMLCIETANVMKDYVQLDSGESHTLTVTITCD; this is translated from the coding sequence TTGAGCACGAATGATACCAACCGAAGTTCATTGCCGACCCCTGCCGGTCCGGTTAGCTTATGCCAATTGGATGGGCTTACCTGCCTGCGGGTCGATCATCCCCGCGCGACTGCACTGATTGCATTACAGGGCGCTCAGGTTCTGAGTTACACCCCCGCCGGCGCGCGGCCGGTTATATGGCTGAGCGAAAGCGCGGCATTCGCAGCCGGCACAGCGGTTCGCGGCGGTGTTCCTGTTTGCTGGCCCTGGTTTGGCGATGTTCGCCGCAACCCTGATACCGTGCAGAAGAGCCTGGGGCAAGCCACCGCGCTCCATTCCGCTTCGCCGGCTGAATACCCTGCCCACGGCTGGGCGCGGGATCAATTATGGCTGTTAGAAAAGCTGCATTGCGACGATCAAGGCGTCACGCTTTCCTTACGTTTACCCCGCAGCGTTCCCCTTGCCAGCGCATGGCCGATGGAAGTCGACCTGGAATTGGTTCTATTGATCGGCGACCAATTAACACTTCAGCTCACCACCCGTAATCGCAGCAACGCGCCGATCGCTTTCTCCCAGGCTTTACACAGCTATTTTTCTGTAAGCCATATCAATGACGTTATCGTGCACGGACTGGAGCATTGCCCTTACCTGGATACACTGGATGAGTGGCAACAAAAAGCGGATTCGAAACCGCTACTGATCGGCCAGGAAACGGATCGCATTTATGAGGGCAATCTACAAACGTTGAGCATAGAGGATCCGACCTGGAACAGGCGCATTCATTTGCTCAGCACCGGCTCAAGATCCGCTGTGGTGTGGAATCCGTGGATCGAGAAAGCCAAGCGCCTTAGTCAATTTGACGACTCTGCCTATCAGCGCATGCTCTGCATCGAGACAGCCAACGTGATGAAGGATTACGTGCAGCTTGATAGCGGTGAGTCCCATACCCTGACCGTGACCATAACGTGCGATTAG
- a CDS encoding CBS domain-containing protein: protein MSYTINAITVSDCMSSRYVSFTAQTPVVEAATAMVKNELIGGPVVDANGYLVGWISEQDCLKTVTQVLYFSERVATVSDIMRREVLSVRNGDSVLDLANQMLGQKPKIYPVINEHNKVMGVISRRRILREMCRQIALQ, encoded by the coding sequence ATGAGTTATACCATTAATGCCATAACAGTTTCAGATTGCATGAGTTCAAGATACGTTTCTTTCACGGCACAAACACCGGTGGTTGAAGCTGCAACAGCCATGGTTAAAAATGAATTGATCGGGGGCCCCGTGGTGGACGCGAACGGGTATTTGGTAGGCTGGATATCCGAACAAGATTGTCTGAAGACCGTAACTCAGGTTTTGTATTTCTCGGAACGGGTTGCAACGGTTTCAGATATTATGCGTCGCGAGGTGCTGTCCGTACGCAATGGCGATAGCGTGCTGGATTTAGCCAACCAGATGCTGGGTCAGAAGCCAAAAATATATCCGGTGATCAATGAACATAACAAAGTGATGGGCGTGATATCACGAAGAAGAATTTTGCGTGAAATGTGCAGGCAGATCGCCCTGCAATAA
- a CDS encoding GAK system CofD-like protein, whose translation MTNIRVSRTVEIPDLLRITRYRKLPELGPRILFFSGGSAINGVCQVLKEYTHNSIHLVTPFDSGGSSATLRKAFQMPAMGDVRSRLMALADETVLGHPEVYQLFNYRLPKDKPADVLLCTLQDMVSGKSALIADINNPMRQLIRHQLGYFLSAMPDDFDLRGASIGNLILAGGYLNNHKHLDPIVFLFSKLVNVQGTVRAIVNKDVHLAAHLADGRCVIGQHRLTGKEVAPLTSPVTDLFLSETMDEAIPTSVQLRKKNRKLIETADLICYPPGSFYTSLIANLLPKGVGTAIHQNNCPKVFIPNLGSDPEQLGMSFEQTILTLIQHIQSDLNQSCSFDHFLNFVLIDSKNGRYPYPISEELLTGLGINIIDTHLVSKKSAPYYDNELLVSALLSLC comes from the coding sequence ATGACCAATATCCGGGTGTCACGGACCGTTGAAATTCCGGACTTATTGCGTATTACCCGTTATCGTAAATTACCTGAACTTGGCCCTCGCATTCTGTTTTTCAGCGGCGGCTCAGCTATTAATGGTGTTTGTCAGGTTCTTAAGGAATACACCCATAATTCCATTCACCTCGTTACCCCGTTCGATTCCGGTGGCAGCTCTGCCACCTTGCGTAAAGCCTTTCAAATGCCCGCCATGGGGGATGTCCGCAGCCGCCTGATGGCCTTGGCCGATGAGACCGTACTCGGTCACCCCGAAGTGTATCAACTGTTTAACTACCGCCTGCCAAAGGATAAGCCCGCCGATGTGTTGCTGTGCACCTTGCAGGACATGGTCAGCGGAAAGTCCGCCCTGATCGCCGATATAAATAACCCCATGCGCCAACTGATTCGTCATCAGTTAGGTTATTTTCTGTCTGCCATGCCCGATGACTTCGATCTGAGGGGAGCGAGTATCGGCAATCTGATTCTGGCGGGCGGTTACCTTAACAATCATAAACACCTCGATCCCATCGTGTTCCTTTTTTCAAAACTGGTAAATGTGCAGGGCACCGTCCGCGCGATCGTGAACAAAGACGTCCATTTGGCCGCTCATCTGGCGGACGGCCGCTGTGTGATTGGACAACACCGACTCACCGGAAAAGAAGTGGCCCCGCTCACTTCCCCTGTGACCGACCTGTTTCTGTCGGAAACGATGGATGAAGCGATTCCCACCAGCGTTCAATTACGGAAAAAAAATCGCAAATTGATCGAAACCGCGGATCTGATTTGTTATCCGCCAGGCAGCTTTTACACCAGTCTGATTGCCAATCTATTACCCAAGGGGGTCGGCACTGCCATCCACCAAAACAACTGCCCGAAAGTATTTATTCCTAATTTGGGTTCCGACCCGGAACAATTGGGTATGAGTTTCGAGCAAACCATTCTGACGCTGATTCAACACATTCAATCGGATTTGAATCAATCTTGCAGCTTCGATCACTTTCTGAATTTTGTGCTTATCGATAGCAAGAATGGTCGCTACCCCTACCCCATATCCGAAGAGCTGCTGACCGGCCTGGGCATCAACATCATCGACACCCACCTGGTTAGCAAGAAAAGTGCACCCTACTACGATAATGAGCTTCTGGTTTCTGCATTGTTATCGTTATGCTAA
- a CDS encoding CHAD domain-containing protein: MNSESSQAEHLLIVDDFVNHIIRSGCLLVRQGETYQLYSEEAETLEFSSKKPFHFAADIAESEFRQRLRSLISVRKLDAVQEFDLQRQFLTLRNTDDKAVLKMELLTTLNRQILLLKPVRGYEKALKQVTMQLIAMKAESCEGNLPQVLLTLSDYQISNYSLRPQLNLPQDILARDAVAEISLTMLSVARQNEMGILHHCEDTEYLHDYRVCLRKVRSLVSLLKGVFPQAVFLELKKRLGLLAGKTNKLRDLDVYLLKQDDYQARLPDNLRDGLPAMFSDFSLQQKRARRAVKTWLQSEAYASEMNAITGIFRDVGTLPETELSHQSLQTLIKKKSRKCFRKIGEMGVLITPETEDEEVHELRKECKKFRYLLDFFGPLLQHDKVPEMAARLRKLQNTLGKFNDYSVQQDALMQYLEAGKRGDDLAKSIGALILILAQAQQLQREKVELRFADFYSPETKALADQLFQ; the protein is encoded by the coding sequence TTGAACTCCGAATCAAGTCAAGCAGAACATCTGCTGATCGTGGATGACTTTGTCAACCATATCATACGTTCCGGCTGCCTTTTGGTGAGGCAGGGCGAAACGTACCAGCTTTATAGCGAAGAGGCTGAGACGCTTGAGTTCAGTAGTAAAAAACCGTTTCACTTTGCAGCCGATATTGCAGAGTCCGAATTCAGGCAACGACTGCGCTCTTTGATCTCCGTGCGTAAGCTGGACGCGGTACAGGAGTTCGATTTACAGCGCCAGTTTTTGACCTTGCGCAATACAGACGACAAAGCCGTATTGAAAATGGAACTGCTTACAACGTTGAACCGGCAGATCCTATTGCTCAAACCGGTTCGGGGTTACGAAAAAGCGCTCAAGCAGGTCACTATGCAATTGATTGCGATGAAGGCCGAGTCCTGCGAAGGCAATTTGCCGCAGGTTTTGCTGACGTTGTCGGATTATCAGATCAGCAATTACAGCCTGCGTCCGCAATTAAATCTACCGCAGGATATTCTCGCCCGAGATGCCGTCGCAGAAATTTCGCTCACGATGTTGAGCGTTGCCCGGCAGAATGAAATGGGTATCCTGCACCACTGTGAAGACACCGAATACTTGCATGACTATCGGGTGTGCTTGCGCAAAGTGCGCTCTTTAGTAAGCTTACTGAAAGGTGTCTTTCCGCAAGCAGTCTTTCTGGAGCTGAAGAAGCGTCTGGGACTCCTGGCAGGAAAAACCAATAAATTGCGGGATCTGGACGTGTATCTGCTGAAGCAGGACGATTATCAGGCGCGGTTACCCGATAATCTTCGTGACGGATTACCTGCTATGTTTTCCGATTTTTCCCTGCAACAGAAAAGAGCCCGTCGTGCTGTGAAAACCTGGCTGCAAAGTGAAGCCTATGCCTCTGAGATGAATGCCATAACCGGTATTTTTCGTGACGTGGGCACGTTGCCGGAAACGGAGCTGTCCCATCAATCGTTGCAAACGTTAATCAAAAAGAAATCCCGAAAATGTTTTAGAAAAATTGGTGAAATGGGGGTGTTGATTACGCCGGAAACAGAGGACGAAGAAGTCCATGAATTGCGTAAGGAATGCAAAAAATTTCGCTACCTTCTGGATTTTTTCGGGCCGCTCTTGCAGCACGATAAGGTGCCCGAAATGGCCGCGCGGTTGCGAAAATTACAGAATACCCTGGGCAAATTTAATGACTATTCCGTACAGCAGGATGCGTTGATGCAGTATCTTGAGGCGGGTAAGCGGGGCGATGATCTGGCTAAATCGATTGGCGCATTGATTTTGATTCTGGCACAGGCGCAGCAGCTACAGCGGGAGAAAGTGGAGCTGCGTTTCGCTGATTTTTATTCGCCGGAAACCAAAGCCCTGGCCGATCAACTGTTTCAGTAG
- a CDS encoding ParA family protein, translated as MKVIACYSFKGGVGKTSTAINMAWFAADSGQRTLLIDLDPQGASTYCFRIKSKKQDWSDQFFSNHKTLVKHIKGSDFDNLDLVPAQLSFRQFDIALSDMKKADKRLRRLLRSLRPYYDCIILDCPPSISLLSENVFNAADMVLVPVIPNALSERPLYQLYDFFDSKDIPVKRIMPFFSMVQAQKRVHIDAMQRIKANRPKMLKSRIPFSSDVEKMSEYRAPIAEFAASKPVFSHYNNLWSEVRQKLKV; from the coding sequence ATGAAAGTAATAGCCTGCTACAGCTTTAAAGGCGGTGTAGGAAAAACATCAACAGCGATCAATATGGCCTGGTTTGCTGCCGATTCCGGTCAGCGTACTTTGCTTATTGACCTTGATCCTCAAGGCGCATCCACTTATTGCTTTCGCATTAAGAGCAAGAAGCAAGACTGGAGTGATCAGTTTTTCAGTAATCATAAAACGTTGGTGAAACATATAAAAGGGTCTGATTTCGACAACCTGGATCTGGTGCCCGCACAACTGTCATTTCGTCAGTTCGATATTGCACTCAGTGATATGAAAAAAGCAGATAAGCGTTTGCGTCGTCTGTTGCGCAGTTTGCGCCCTTATTATGATTGCATTATTTTAGATTGTCCGCCATCGATCAGCCTGTTGTCGGAAAACGTGTTTAATGCCGCCGATATGGTGTTGGTGCCGGTCATACCGAATGCCTTATCGGAGCGCCCGCTTTATCAGTTATATGATTTTTTTGACAGCAAAGACATTCCGGTCAAGCGTATTATGCCGTTCTTTTCGATGGTGCAGGCACAAAAGCGGGTTCATATTGACGCCATGCAGCGCATAAAAGCAAATAGACCCAAAATGTTGAAAAGTCGCATACCGTTCTCATCCGATGTTGAAAAAATGTCGGAATACAGAGCCCCGATTGCGGAGTTCGCGGCGTCCAAGCCGGTCTTCAGTCACTATAATAATTTGTGGTCAGAGGTGCGGCAAAAGCTCAAGGTTTAG
- a CDS encoding aminoglycoside phosphotransferase family protein has translation MTEQIERCDRMQIREIDMTIRLPKGIKDNLRFLSVEVDSQVADLQNFFSIPTTAMARRILDRSGYAYNLKTRIHTSCVNRLATGKTDNTQKLTLRGVEMVATDLERVTGLIRDCLREMEYVDEVQHVLANQYIAMLEKVRSGIGLVGPALEANDASLALSIGELETQLERAYKRVFKNYVGQLGKGKQNTKDLVRGLFVAHTIRQMGEALLQISEAIISANIGQPMNRERYHSLQSLVSELETENEAIQVAPIAETRSGSAISGLSSSAGDSYFAIFKEGLKRKVKEEREGVQSWHEIYPGLAPKILSYKKRGQSAALLIEHLPGFTFERILLNESEPLLDETLQQLGRTLRSVWQETHTEKPVQAGFMGQLDKRITDVYKIHPEFESSKSSLCGVKLISYNDLVHRAARMEARLPAPFSVYIHGDFNVDNIIYDPLERRIHFIDLHRSCYMDYVQDVSVFMVSNYRLQILDAPLRKRILKLALDFYQLVRRFARKMGDDTFEIRLALGLARSFATSTRFILDKSLARSMYLRSRYLLEKVVATELENAGRFKLPIKEIFND, from the coding sequence GTGACAGAGCAAATAGAACGCTGCGATAGAATGCAGATCCGGGAAATTGATATGACCATTCGTTTGCCTAAGGGCATTAAAGATAATTTACGGTTCCTCAGTGTGGAAGTGGATTCCCAGGTGGCGGATTTACAGAACTTCTTTTCCATTCCGACGACGGCAATGGCACGGCGGATTCTGGACCGCAGCGGCTATGCCTATAACCTGAAAACACGTATTCATACCAGTTGTGTGAACCGGTTAGCCACAGGCAAAACCGACAATACCCAAAAATTGACCCTGCGAGGGGTCGAGATGGTGGCTACTGATTTGGAACGGGTTACCGGGCTGATCCGCGATTGCCTGCGGGAAATGGAATACGTAGACGAAGTTCAGCACGTATTGGCAAACCAATATATTGCCATGCTGGAAAAGGTGCGTTCCGGCATCGGGTTGGTGGGGCCGGCTCTGGAAGCGAATGACGCAAGTCTGGCACTCTCTATCGGCGAACTGGAAACCCAGCTTGAACGCGCCTATAAGCGAGTGTTTAAAAACTACGTTGGCCAACTGGGCAAGGGTAAACAGAACACCAAAGATCTGGTGCGGGGGTTATTTGTGGCGCACACCATTCGTCAGATGGGCGAAGCGCTGCTGCAAATCAGTGAGGCAATTATTTCTGCCAATATCGGACAGCCGATGAATCGGGAGCGCTATCATTCGCTGCAGTCATTGGTGTCGGAACTGGAAACGGAAAATGAAGCGATTCAGGTGGCTCCGATCGCCGAGACCCGCTCCGGTAGTGCCATCTCGGGTCTTTCTTCTTCTGCGGGTGACTCGTACTTTGCTATTTTCAAAGAGGGCCTGAAGCGGAAGGTGAAAGAAGAGCGAGAGGGCGTACAAAGTTGGCATGAGATCTATCCGGGGTTGGCACCCAAAATACTGTCCTATAAAAAACGGGGACAATCCGCAGCGTTACTAATAGAGCATCTTCCCGGTTTTACGTTCGAACGCATATTGCTGAATGAATCCGAACCGTTGCTGGACGAAACCTTACAGCAGTTGGGCAGGACCCTGAGGTCTGTTTGGCAGGAAACACACACAGAAAAGCCCGTGCAGGCGGGCTTCATGGGGCAGCTGGATAAACGTATAACCGACGTTTATAAAATTCACCCCGAGTTCGAGTCCAGCAAGAGCAGTCTGTGTGGCGTTAAACTTATTTCCTATAACGATCTGGTGCATCGGGCCGCACGCATGGAAGCCAGGCTGCCAGCCCCCTTTTCAGTTTATATTCATGGGGATTTTAACGTTGACAACATCATCTACGACCCACTGGAACGGCGCATTCATTTCATTGATTTACATCGTTCCTGTTATATGGACTATGTGCAGGATGTGTCGGTCTTTATGGTTTCAAATTACCGGTTGCAGATTCTGGACGCGCCGTTACGCAAGCGAATATTGAAACTGGCTCTGGACTTTTATCAGCTCGTGCGTCGTTTCGCCAGGAAAATGGGCGATGACACCTTTGAAATTCGCCTGGCGCTAGGGTTAGCGCGTTCATTTGCCACCTCTACCCGTTTTATTCTGGATAAATCACTGGCACGCAGCATGTATCTGCGCAGTCGTTATTTATTGGAAAAAGTGGTGGCAACCGAGTTGGAGAACGCCGGGCGATTTAAGTTACCGATTAAGGAGATATTCAATGACTGA